One Echinicola strongylocentroti DNA window includes the following coding sequences:
- a CDS encoding Ig-like domain-containing protein — MSSVVVNNTLHVNFLGVKTVRWAVLAFLCVFFILPTQVKGQKVYADNYIGKSGNVPSSIIDALFPPYNKLTAINGGEAALGGDEQYARLLSSAGLIVDIGAYKGYVEIQYDEIVPANTPTYIRVNGDAGLLEQLLGGTLGELLSGVAGSILGKQIIKVEAKNSNGNVLFDRSTLGGLGADDLKMVKDRNGNYHLKFTPNVPYQRLKITNLTTALAGLGVEFYLDVYEAFYFGNECNYAPEFISYYGSGINLDALNLGGGIVEHPENAIDDDPSTASSVSPGLLNVLGSSTQQFYFTQASAPTDEVMVTLSGDPSLVNIELLSNVSFKAFNGDLQVFEQDLGALSAELLGLIKLDLLGLLGEGEAATFPVSPGVPFDRFEISVGSFLDVDVGEALNVHEVERTVGMPDFGGVTGNNYSICEGQSLSVSPQSYGGASLRWYEAQEGGTPIGTTESLDIDEVTEDKTYYVSSVDECSGLEVASARVAVEVDALAVPEEEDYEALPSQATYGEGEVVVLEPNLESSAGIEDPQFNWSMAPDGVPAITDEWVVDKGDHTVTYRLRPDGALEIEGLQPEDEIDEVYLVLQNGDTGCKAIEAVEQVFVILPISGMRFEGYAKGDGNYLNWEFSARTPLMQLIVQRAGPELQWYEIGDLSLSGDHIYGGVFDFMDETPVAGVNFYRIKTVPFDGKEGYSAVIRLDRESKSHQVFSIFPNPVVDTPVLRNHTSKEFNHITVQVIGQNGEVVDDFTLGQLLSGEAKKLHGAKSLKPGVYVYMIYTQGHTQRIKVIW, encoded by the coding sequence ATGAGTTCGGTAGTAGTTAATAATACCCTTCACGTTAATTTTTTAGGTGTCAAGACTGTCCGTTGGGCGGTCTTGGCCTTTTTATGTGTGTTTTTTATCCTGCCTACTCAAGTCAAGGGACAGAAGGTGTATGCGGATAATTATATAGGTAAAAGCGGTAACGTTCCTAGTAGTATTATTGACGCTTTATTTCCCCCGTATAATAAACTGACTGCGATAAATGGAGGTGAAGCTGCCTTGGGAGGTGACGAGCAATATGCGAGGTTACTATCTAGCGCAGGTCTTATTGTTGATATAGGTGCATATAAGGGGTATGTTGAGATCCAATATGATGAGATTGTCCCCGCCAATACACCAACTTATATCAGAGTGAATGGCGATGCGGGATTACTTGAACAATTATTAGGAGGGACGCTAGGTGAGCTTTTGAGTGGGGTGGCCGGCAGCATCCTGGGAAAGCAAATAATCAAAGTAGAAGCAAAAAATTCAAATGGGAATGTGTTATTTGACCGAAGTACACTTGGAGGACTGGGGGCTGATGACCTTAAAATGGTCAAAGATAGAAATGGTAATTACCACTTAAAGTTTACCCCAAACGTGCCTTATCAAAGGCTAAAAATTACCAACCTGACTACTGCTTTAGCTGGTCTTGGGGTTGAATTTTATCTTGATGTGTATGAAGCTTTTTATTTTGGTAATGAATGCAATTATGCTCCCGAATTTATCTCTTACTATGGAAGTGGAATTAATTTAGACGCGTTAAATCTAGGCGGAGGGATCGTGGAGCATCCTGAAAATGCCATTGATGATGATCCCTCCACAGCGTCTTCAGTGAGTCCTGGCTTATTGAACGTTCTAGGAAGTTCCACGCAGCAATTTTACTTCACACAAGCCTCTGCCCCTACAGATGAGGTGATGGTGACATTGAGTGGAGACCCTTCTCTAGTGAATATAGAATTGTTGAGTAATGTTTCCTTTAAAGCTTTTAATGGAGATTTGCAGGTATTTGAGCAAGATTTGGGAGCCTTGTCAGCAGAACTGTTGGGCTTGATCAAGCTGGACCTGCTGGGGCTTCTTGGGGAGGGAGAGGCGGCGACTTTCCCAGTTTCGCCGGGTGTTCCATTTGATCGGTTTGAGATCAGTGTAGGCTCTTTTTTGGATGTCGATGTGGGCGAAGCCCTGAATGTCCACGAGGTGGAACGCACTGTCGGCATGCCCGATTTTGGAGGGGTGACAGGTAATAATTATTCCATTTGTGAAGGACAGTCCCTGAGTGTATCACCGCAGAGCTATGGAGGAGCCTCTCTCCGCTGGTATGAAGCACAAGAAGGAGGTACTCCCATTGGTACCACCGAAAGCTTGGATATCGATGAAGTGACAGAAGATAAAACCTATTACGTATCCAGCGTAGACGAATGCAGCGGCTTGGAAGTAGCGTCCGCTAGGGTAGCAGTGGAAGTGGATGCATTGGCTGTGCCCGAAGAAGAGGATTATGAGGCACTTCCCAGTCAGGCGACCTATGGTGAAGGGGAAGTGGTGGTGTTGGAGCCCAATTTAGAATCGAGTGCTGGTATAGAGGATCCACAATTTAACTGGTCAATGGCACCAGATGGAGTGCCTGCCATTACAGATGAATGGGTAGTGGATAAGGGTGATCACACTGTGACTTACCGCTTACGACCCGATGGAGCGTTGGAGATCGAAGGGCTTCAGCCGGAAGATGAAATCGATGAAGTCTACTTGGTCCTGCAAAATGGTGATACGGGCTGTAAGGCCATTGAAGCAGTGGAGCAGGTGTTTGTCATCCTGCCCATCAGTGGGATGCGATTTGAGGGATATGCGAAAGGGGACGGGAATTATTTGAATTGGGAGTTTAGTGCCCGGACACCACTGATGCAGCTGATTGTCCAACGCGCTGGTCCAGAACTCCAATGGTACGAAATAGGAGATTTATCCCTGTCAGGTGATCATATTTATGGAGGTGTATTTGATTTTATGGATGAAACTCCTGTTGCTGGAGTGAATTTCTATAGGATCAAAACAGTACCGTTTGACGGTAAGGAAGGGTATTCAGCGGTAATCCGGTTGGATCGCGAGAGTAAAAGTCACCAGGTATTTAGTATTTTTCCAAATCCCGTAGTAGATACCCCTGTATTGAGAAACCATACTTCGAAAGAGTTTAATCATATTACCGTGCAGGTCATAGGCCAAAATGGAGAGGTGGTGGATGATTTTACGCTAGGCCAGTTGCTGTCGGGAGAAGCTAAGAAGCTCCACGGGGCCAAATCATTGAAGCCAGGGGTTTATGTTTACATGATCTATACCCAAGGACACACCCAGCGAATAAAAGTAATTTGGTAA
- a CDS encoding LytR/AlgR family response regulator transcription factor, with amino-acid sequence MKTQILIVEDNIELADNTKDLLETEGYEVCGILDSDEKIEGTLFEKSPAAVLLDIHLKGNSNGIDIAHDIREKFSIPVIFFTSSTDKETLNRVKEISPDGYIVKPFSRDTLITTLTLAISNFESKNSDKVSELIFHDKIIKGSIFIRDKGYLKKVAVDDINWIKADGSYTHISTENNTVYTLRNVLKDVLNKLPTMLFCKVNKAHIVNLDKIDALNSKEIIIKDQSIPVGRNYYQNILSRLNQVTR; translated from the coding sequence ATGAAAACACAGATTCTGATCGTAGAGGACAATATTGAGCTGGCTGATAATACCAAAGACCTATTGGAAACTGAAGGATATGAGGTCTGCGGTATCTTGGATTCAGACGAGAAGATTGAAGGCACCTTATTCGAAAAGTCTCCTGCTGCGGTATTGCTGGACATCCATTTAAAAGGCAACAGCAACGGCATTGACATAGCTCATGACATTCGTGAAAAGTTCAGTATTCCGGTTATTTTTTTCACAAGCTCCACGGACAAAGAAACACTCAATAGGGTAAAAGAAATCTCTCCCGATGGGTATATCGTCAAGCCTTTTTCCAGGGACACTTTAATCACCACCCTTACCTTGGCCATTAGTAATTTTGAAAGTAAAAACTCCGACAAAGTTTCGGAACTCATTTTTCATGACAAAATAATCAAAGGCTCGATTTTTATCAGGGACAAGGGCTATCTCAAAAAAGTGGCCGTCGATGACATCAACTGGATCAAGGCAGATGGATCCTATACCCATATCAGTACAGAAAACAACACCGTATACACATTAAGAAACGTCCTCAAAGACGTCCTAAACAAGTTACCAACCATGCTTTTCTGTAAAGTCAACAAGGCCCATATCGTCAATCTGGATAAGATCGACGCCCTTAATTCCAAAGAAATCATCATAAAAGACCAATCGATTCCCGTAGGTAGAAATTACTATCAAAACATCCTGTCCAGACTAAATCAAGTGACCCGATAA
- a CDS encoding OmpA family protein, with amino-acid sequence MMKRTTYYFLTVLILAGVCSCSSLKNRDLIKGDQQYEMLNYAVAVNHYRIAWERTELPEVARGLARSYFEMREFDLAESWYARLDREDQLSNQDRLDFAKALIANSKFDEAQKQLIKYNRSEAAEVSQEEINNLLETVKEAKTLLNASKDVRITNLQGVNSSFADFGAFIKDSTLVFVSDRMDQDPDKMKVDQYNALRSDIYGWTGNGYLNVYEATGDWDKYDVDTVLMLDEYKSDHHSGPVYETEKMVFWVKAGKPGDKKKGDNVNKKNYTLYPQVFYKMKRDTVWGELKGLPFNNPYEYSVSDPFWDEKEERLYFSSDKPGGYGKADIYYSKFMGEDKWSEPINLGDEINTFGDERTPFVDNKGQLYFSSDSRKGLGGLDVFMSKPKGNNWQKPTNLGAPINSTRDDFAYFINPEIPDRGVLSSDRQGGEGWDDVYAFVLDINSKIFLSGTVKDKESLLPLPNAVVVLSDRSTGTEFTYVTDEKGEYSFQLNEETVYDIEGKKTDYITAEITGLSTEGIRLFADSTIVRDLYLDKIEIGKTIELENIYYDFDKWEIRPDAALELDKLVKILEDNPTMKIELNSHTDSRGSDSYNQTLSEKRAQSAVDYIISKGVSRVRIEAKGYGESRLLNDCDDGVECTDEQHQDNRRTEFTIVDY; translated from the coding sequence ATGATGAAAAGAACTACCTACTATTTTCTTACGGTATTGATATTGGCAGGGGTCTGTTCATGTTCCAGTTTGAAAAACAGGGACCTGATCAAAGGCGACCAGCAGTATGAGATGCTTAACTATGCCGTGGCAGTAAATCACTACAGAATAGCCTGGGAAAGAACAGAACTGCCGGAAGTAGCAAGAGGGTTGGCAAGATCCTATTTTGAGATGAGGGAGTTTGACCTTGCCGAATCATGGTATGCAAGGCTGGACAGGGAAGATCAGCTTTCTAACCAGGACAGGCTTGATTTTGCCAAGGCGCTGATTGCCAATTCTAAGTTTGATGAAGCGCAAAAACAGCTGATCAAGTACAACCGCTCCGAAGCTGCCGAAGTAAGCCAAGAGGAAATCAATAATTTGCTCGAGACGGTAAAAGAGGCCAAAACACTGCTTAATGCCTCCAAGGATGTACGAATCACCAACCTACAGGGTGTAAATTCTTCTTTTGCTGATTTTGGCGCATTTATCAAGGATAGTACTTTGGTTTTTGTCAGCGATCGTATGGACCAAGATCCCGATAAGATGAAAGTGGATCAGTACAATGCCCTGAGGAGTGATATTTATGGATGGACTGGAAATGGCTATTTGAACGTCTATGAAGCCACGGGCGACTGGGACAAGTACGATGTGGATACTGTCTTGATGCTAGATGAGTATAAGAGTGACCACCACAGTGGACCGGTATATGAGACTGAAAAGATGGTGTTCTGGGTAAAAGCCGGTAAGCCTGGCGATAAGAAAAAGGGCGATAATGTAAACAAAAAGAACTATACACTCTACCCTCAGGTGTTTTATAAAATGAAAAGAGATACCGTTTGGGGAGAGCTCAAAGGGTTACCATTCAATAATCCCTACGAGTATTCGGTGAGTGATCCGTTTTGGGATGAGAAAGAAGAGCGACTCTATTTTTCATCAGATAAGCCAGGGGGCTATGGTAAGGCAGATATCTATTATAGCAAGTTTATGGGAGAGGATAAATGGTCCGAGCCGATTAACCTAGGAGATGAAATCAATACGTTTGGAGATGAGCGGACGCCATTTGTGGATAATAAAGGACAACTTTATTTTTCCTCGGATAGTAGAAAAGGGCTCGGCGGATTGGATGTTTTTATGAGCAAGCCAAAGGGAAATAATTGGCAAAAACCAACAAACCTAGGAGCCCCAATTAACTCCACCCGTGATGATTTTGCTTATTTTATCAACCCCGAGATTCCTGACAGAGGGGTGCTCTCTTCTGACCGCCAAGGTGGTGAAGGATGGGATGATGTGTACGCCTTTGTGCTGGACATAAACTCTAAGATTTTCCTGAGTGGTACCGTGAAGGACAAGGAATCCCTTCTGCCACTTCCCAATGCCGTGGTCGTGCTGTCCGACAGAAGTACGGGTACTGAATTTACCTACGTTACTGACGAAAAAGGGGAATATAGCTTCCAGCTGAATGAAGAGACCGTTTACGATATCGAAGGTAAAAAGACCGATTACATTACCGCCGAGATCACGGGATTGAGCACCGAAGGGATCAGGTTGTTTGCCGATAGCACCATTGTCAGGGATCTTTACCTTGATAAAATCGAGATTGGCAAAACCATCGAGTTGGAGAATATCTATTATGATTTTGACAAATGGGAGATCCGACCGGATGCAGCATTGGAGCTTGATAAATTGGTCAAAATCCTAGAGGACAATCCAACGATGAAAATTGAGCTGAATTCCCATACAGATAGCCGCGGATCAGATTCCTATAACCAGACACTTTCTGAAAAACGTGCCCAGTCAGCAGTGGATTACATCATCTCAAAAGGTGTGTCCAGGGTGAGAATTGAGGCAAAAGGCTATGGAGAGTCCAGGTTGCTAAACGACTGTGACGATGGGGTGGAATGTACCGATGAGCAACACCAAGATAATCGTCGTACTGAATTTACGATTGTGGATTATTAA
- a CDS encoding PAS domain-containing sensor histidine kinase yields MCSYKEGVTILNISKEILSIQRLYSSGRISAEKAFREFERMLSEIAGFNSILFGKCQKDRVETFVCFDSISKPSSDLVYWNITQNLASNIVRAHIDALHRGEVVVSKETIQLDDADFVIDNFVLFPVFLDEGQEGFLLLLNTDTEALLRNEEVARLIADALGVVYLSEQQKGISNKEIGQTKKEELLDMLVEHSSDVIALFNVDWKPNYLSPSIERVFGFDRKQLMTPSFFEQFRSGAREFKKVVVNGVEKYRFSHHDVAGEKIWLESVFDTLYNSEGDIHGYFAIIRDISEELEGNKKMKETLEKEKALNEMKSQFISITSHEFKTPLSTIKSSVEICNIELERQLSKHPSEGKFRKHFNRVNSEVDRMNSLLVNLLNLEKINQGIIQVTVKDKKINSYLRAFLEDWVEHDTVVFESSLPDGFSYPLDVSLMNQVMTNLVENALKYGSRDRHVIVGASQDEGRLILTVKDFGDGIPVHEQEHLFKPFFRASNSNKYDKGSGLGLMITKKFIELQNGTVRFESEEGEGTCFYLTFPLA; encoded by the coding sequence ATGTGTTCGTACAAGGAAGGGGTGACCATACTGAATATTTCTAAAGAGATTTTAAGCATACAGCGGTTGTATTCAAGTGGAAGGATATCTGCTGAAAAAGCGTTCCGGGAATTCGAACGAATGCTTTCTGAGATAGCGGGATTTAATTCCATCCTTTTTGGAAAATGTCAAAAAGATCGTGTGGAGACTTTTGTTTGTTTTGATTCTATCAGCAAGCCAAGCTCCGATTTAGTGTACTGGAACATTACCCAAAATTTGGCAAGCAATATAGTGAGAGCGCATATTGATGCGCTCCACCGCGGGGAGGTTGTCGTCTCTAAAGAGACCATCCAGTTGGATGATGCTGATTTTGTGATCGATAACTTTGTGCTGTTTCCGGTTTTTTTAGATGAGGGCCAGGAAGGTTTCTTATTGCTTTTGAATACCGATACCGAGGCTCTTCTGAGGAATGAGGAAGTGGCGCGGCTAATCGCTGATGCATTGGGGGTGGTGTATCTTTCAGAACAGCAAAAGGGGATATCCAATAAAGAAATAGGCCAAACCAAGAAAGAAGAACTTTTGGACATGTTGGTGGAGCATTCTTCTGATGTGATAGCTCTTTTTAATGTGGACTGGAAACCAAATTACCTATCTCCATCAATCGAGCGGGTTTTTGGATTTGATAGAAAGCAGCTGATGACTCCTTCTTTTTTTGAGCAATTTAGAAGTGGTGCCAGAGAATTTAAAAAGGTCGTAGTTAACGGAGTTGAAAAATACCGCTTTAGCCATCATGATGTTGCTGGTGAAAAGATATGGCTGGAATCGGTTTTTGATACTTTGTATAACAGTGAAGGTGATATCCATGGGTATTTTGCCATCATTAGGGATATTTCTGAAGAACTCGAGGGGAATAAGAAGATGAAAGAGACCTTAGAAAAAGAAAAGGCCTTGAATGAAATGAAATCGCAGTTCATTTCCATTACCTCCCATGAGTTCAAGACGCCCCTGTCCACAATCAAGTCGAGTGTTGAGATTTGTAATATAGAGCTGGAGCGGCAGCTTAGCAAGCATCCTTCTGAAGGAAAGTTCAGAAAGCATTTTAATAGGGTGAACAGTGAAGTGGATCGAATGAACTCGTTGCTGGTGAATCTCCTGAATCTCGAAAAAATCAACCAAGGAATCATTCAAGTTACTGTCAAAGACAAGAAGATCAATAGCTATCTTAGGGCTTTTTTGGAGGACTGGGTAGAGCATGATACAGTGGTGTTTGAGTCATCATTGCCGGATGGTTTTTCCTATCCCTTGGATGTGAGTCTTATGAATCAGGTGATGACCAATCTGGTAGAAAATGCCCTTAAATATGGCAGCAGGGATAGGCACGTGATAGTGGGGGCTAGCCAAGATGAAGGCAGGTTGATTTTGACCGTCAAGGATTTTGGGGATGGTATCCCCGTACATGAGCAAGAGCATCTTTTTAAGCCATTCTTTAGAGCGTCAAACTCCAATAAATATGACAAAGGGTCTGGGTTAGGCCTAATGATTACCAAGAAGTTCATTGAACTCCAAAACGGAACGGTCCGCTTTGAATCTGAGGAAGGCGAAGGTACTTGCTTCTACCTGACATTTCCGTTGGCATGA